Proteins found in one Synergistes jonesii genomic segment:
- a CDS encoding aminopeptidase: MKEALMMQGARTIMDNCVSLKAGETVLIVTDMVQEKIAKVLACAAVERGAEVVVSVMKPRKRAGEEPPKLIAESMKHADVVLIPVSYSVTHTFAVKEAAEHGARLLVLTDFTEDMLISGGIEADFRALKPICKSVADAFAKSSRVRVTTPGGTDLTLDITGRRGNALYCVVEPGEFSTIPTVEANSSPVEGSANGRIVADASIPYLGIGVLDEPVVAEVREGFITKISGGRQAEMLKRDLASHNDHNCYNIAELGVGLNPQCRLCGIMLEDEGVIPTAHIGIGTSITLGGTVKAPTHYDLLMWNPKIEVDGKVIIDGGKVCL; this comes from the coding sequence ATGAAAGAAGCGCTTATGATGCAGGGGGCAAGGACGATAATGGACAACTGCGTCTCGCTTAAAGCCGGCGAAACGGTCCTCATCGTCACCGACATGGTGCAGGAGAAGATAGCTAAGGTGCTGGCCTGCGCGGCCGTCGAGCGGGGCGCGGAGGTCGTCGTCAGCGTGATGAAGCCCAGGAAGAGGGCAGGCGAGGAGCCGCCGAAGCTTATCGCCGAGAGCATGAAGCACGCCGACGTCGTGCTGATTCCAGTCAGCTACTCGGTGACGCACACCTTCGCCGTGAAGGAGGCGGCGGAGCATGGCGCGCGGCTGCTCGTGCTGACCGATTTTACCGAGGATATGCTCATTTCCGGCGGTATCGAGGCGGACTTCCGCGCGCTCAAGCCGATTTGCAAGAGCGTGGCCGACGCCTTTGCGAAGAGCAGCCGCGTGCGCGTCACGACGCCTGGCGGCACGGATCTGACGCTCGATATCACGGGGCGCCGCGGCAACGCGCTCTACTGCGTGGTCGAGCCCGGCGAGTTCTCGACGATCCCGACCGTCGAGGCCAACTCGTCGCCGGTCGAGGGCTCCGCTAACGGGCGTATCGTCGCCGACGCGAGCATTCCCTATCTCGGTATCGGCGTCCTCGACGAGCCGGTCGTTGCGGAGGTGAGGGAGGGCTTCATCACGAAGATCAGCGGCGGCAGGCAGGCGGAGATGCTTAAGAGGGATTTAGCGAGCCACAACGACCATAACTGCTACAATATAGCAGAGCTGGGCGTCGGCCTGAATCCCCAATGCAGGCTCTGCGGCATCATGCTCGAAGACGAGGGCGTGATACCGACGGCCCATATCGGCATAGGCACGAGCATCACGCTCGGCGGCACGGTGAAGGCGCCGACGCATTACGACCTTCTTATGTGGAACCCGAAGATAGAGGTCGACGGAAAAGTTATAATCGACGGCGGCAAGGTCTGCCTGTAA
- a CDS encoding Bug family tripartite tricarboxylate transporter substrate binding protein translates to MKRFLGSLVIAAAVIGIAFSALPTSAADFPSKPVLAVVPFSPGGGNDIVIRLVAKYITPALGQALVVENKPGAGGQIGWTALAKARPDGYTIGATSQPSMVLVKALRGNVPFELGDFKYICNFQIDPLIWAVNKGSKFKSAADVVDFAKKNPGKLNVAGDGPQSNVQLQHLINEKALGMKSNFVPYSGSGPALTALMGDQVDIALTTMSAAASHVESGRIVPLVMFYDEKIEGADVRSSKEVFGKAIPSAGTAMRGVAAPKNVDPKVAAALEKAFEEVTKNPEFKKQAKSLGLIIKFIGSKESQRLVEESNAVVEEYKSLF, encoded by the coding sequence ATGAAAAGGTTTTTAGGTTCTCTGGTCATAGCGGCGGCGGTTATCGGCATCGCTTTTTCCGCGCTTCCGACGTCGGCGGCGGATTTCCCGTCGAAGCCGGTGCTCGCGGTGGTGCCCTTCTCGCCGGGCGGCGGAAACGACATAGTGATCAGGCTCGTGGCCAAGTACATCACGCCGGCGTTGGGGCAGGCGCTGGTAGTCGAGAACAAGCCGGGCGCGGGCGGACAGATAGGCTGGACGGCCCTCGCGAAGGCGCGCCCAGACGGATATACGATCGGCGCGACGAGCCAGCCTTCGATGGTGCTGGTGAAGGCGCTGCGCGGCAACGTGCCGTTCGAGCTGGGCGACTTCAAATATATATGCAACTTCCAGATAGACCCGCTCATCTGGGCCGTCAATAAGGGAAGCAAATTCAAGAGCGCCGCCGACGTCGTCGACTTCGCTAAGAAGAACCCGGGCAAGCTCAACGTCGCAGGCGACGGCCCGCAAAGCAATGTGCAGCTGCAACATCTGATAAACGAGAAAGCGCTCGGCATGAAGAGCAACTTCGTGCCCTACAGTGGCTCGGGGCCGGCGCTCACCGCGCTCATGGGCGATCAGGTCGACATAGCGCTGACGACGATGAGCGCCGCCGCGTCGCATGTCGAATCGGGCAGGATAGTCCCTCTCGTCATGTTCTATGACGAAAAAATCGAAGGTGCGGACGTCAGATCTTCGAAAGAAGTCTTCGGCAAAGCCATCCCCTCCGCCGGTACGGCTATGCGCGGCGTGGCGGCGCCGAAGAACGTAGACCCCAAGGTCGCGGCGGCTCTCGAAAAGGCCTTTGAAGAAGTGACGAAGAACCCGGAATTCAAAAAACAGGCGAAGTCGCTCGGGCTGATAATCAAGTTCATCGGCTCCAAAGAGTCTCAGAGGCTCGTGGAAGAGTCGAACGCCGTCGTCGAAGAGTACAAATCGCTCTTCTAA
- a CDS encoding tripartite tricarboxylate transporter TctB family protein, translating into MLTNKERLFSLGILATSLLLTLQSFRYPAESSHFPRFLCLLMTLFSVLLLARSAKRAADGEKGEGFSEGAKIPALVFSVTAAYVFAVNYVGYFVSTVVFMFLAMFLFGERRILPMAGATAVFLGVVYALFVSFLGLRLPEGILF; encoded by the coding sequence TTGCTTACAAACAAGGAGCGCTTATTTTCTCTGGGGATACTTGCGACGTCCCTTCTGCTGACGCTGCAGTCCTTCCGCTATCCCGCGGAGTCGTCGCACTTTCCGAGATTCCTCTGCCTGCTGATGACGCTTTTTTCCGTCTTGCTGCTCGCGCGCTCGGCCAAGCGCGCCGCCGACGGGGAAAAGGGCGAAGGCTTTTCAGAGGGCGCGAAAATCCCGGCCCTGGTCTTCTCAGTGACCGCGGCCTACGTTTTTGCCGTGAACTATGTGGGATACTTCGTGAGCACTGTCGTTTTTATGTTTCTCGCCATGTTTTTATTCGGCGAAAGGCGGATACTTCCTATGGCTGGCGCGACGGCGGTCTTCCTCGGAGTCGTCTACGCCCTTTTCGTTTCTTTCCTCGGCCTCAGGCTGCCGGAGGGAATACTCTTTTAG
- a CDS encoding tripartite tricarboxylate transporter permease: protein MEQVIANIAQGAAALADPLILTLIFAGTVFGVVIGALPGLTSTMGVALLVPVTFGMSPAAGLALLGAIYCSSTYSGAISAILLNIPGTPANCCTLLDGYPMTKKGESGLAVALATSSSAVGGFLSVFALLFLAPPLAEFALKFGAQEYFLLAIFGVSVIASLSERNMLKGLWSGAFGLFLSVVGMHPITGDLRFTCGIAELYNGLSLVIALIGLYSIPEVIESLKSLSFGRPRQSSSVGGGAAREMLRIFKYKMLLLRSTVIGIIVGIIPGAGCSIASFVAYDDAKRASKHPEAFGTGCCEGIIASETSNNAVVGGSLVPALTLGIPGNAVSAVLLGGLMVHGLKPGPALFAENASVVYTFIMSLFVSNLVFVPVGLFIARYCVKLIEIPASILGPLVIGLAVIGSYAINMSIVEVMIMLAVGLAGFLMKFFDVPREPLVLGLVLGGMAEGELARAMALVHGDVWRLLGRMFTSPLSLIIIALTLFSLWKGVKNQFTSGKS, encoded by the coding sequence ATGGAACAGGTCATTGCCAATATAGCGCAGGGCGCGGCGGCGCTCGCCGACCCACTTATTTTGACTCTGATATTCGCCGGGACCGTCTTCGGCGTAGTTATAGGCGCGCTGCCGGGGCTCACGAGCACGATGGGCGTCGCTCTGCTCGTGCCCGTGACCTTCGGCATGAGCCCCGCGGCGGGACTCGCGCTGCTGGGGGCTATCTACTGCTCCTCGACCTATTCGGGGGCGATAAGCGCGATACTGCTGAACATCCCGGGCACGCCGGCGAACTGCTGCACGCTGCTCGACGGCTATCCGATGACGAAAAAAGGAGAGTCGGGCCTCGCGGTCGCGCTCGCTACCTCTTCGTCGGCGGTCGGTGGCTTTCTGAGCGTCTTCGCGCTCCTCTTTTTGGCGCCGCCGCTCGCGGAGTTCGCGCTGAAATTCGGCGCCCAGGAGTATTTCCTACTCGCGATTTTCGGCGTCAGCGTCATCGCGTCGCTTTCCGAGAGGAACATGCTCAAGGGGCTCTGGTCGGGCGCCTTCGGCCTTTTCCTCAGCGTCGTGGGGATGCACCCGATCACCGGAGATCTGCGCTTCACCTGCGGTATAGCGGAGCTCTACAACGGCCTCTCCCTCGTCATAGCGCTCATAGGGCTCTATTCGATCCCCGAGGTCATCGAATCGCTCAAGTCGCTTAGCTTCGGCAGGCCGCGGCAGAGCTCTTCGGTCGGCGGCGGGGCCGCCCGCGAGATGCTGAGGATATTCAAATATAAGATGCTCCTTCTGCGCTCTACGGTGATCGGTATCATCGTCGGCATAATCCCGGGGGCCGGCTGCAGCATAGCGAGCTTCGTAGCCTACGACGACGCGAAGCGCGCGTCGAAGCATCCGGAGGCCTTCGGCACCGGCTGTTGCGAGGGGATCATAGCTTCCGAGACGTCCAACAACGCGGTCGTCGGCGGCTCTCTCGTGCCCGCGCTGACGCTGGGCATTCCCGGCAACGCGGTCTCGGCGGTCCTGCTCGGCGGGCTCATGGTCCACGGCTTGAAGCCCGGCCCGGCGCTTTTTGCCGAAAACGCATCCGTCGTCTACACTTTCATCATGAGCCTCTTCGTATCCAACCTCGTCTTCGTGCCGGTCGGCCTCTTCATAGCGCGCTACTGCGTCAAGCTGATAGAGATACCGGCGTCGATACTCGGCCCGCTGGTCATAGGCCTCGCGGTGATAGGCTCCTACGCGATCAACATGTCGATCGTCGAGGTCATGATAATGCTCGCGGTCGGGCTGGCCGGCTTCCTGATGAAGTTTTTCGACGTGCCTAGGGAGCCGCTCGTGCTCGGCCTCGTCCTCGGCGGCATGGCCGAGGGGGAGCTCGCGAGGGCGATGGCGCTGGTGCACGGCGACGTCTGGAGGCTGCTCGGCAGAATGTTCACGAGCCCGCTTTCGCTGATAATAATAGCGCTGACGCTATTCTCGCTCTGGAAGGGCGTAAAGAATCAGTTCACGAGCGGAAAATCGTAG
- a CDS encoding ATP-binding protein, whose amino-acid sequence MSNAAAFHYKKYAFFVWGVNNDTHEIVGTDFNQYCNHNKEPYQNYLGRNLSPSINFSFEEDVIDGNRVVVLVIPAAVEIPTSFREKRYIRIVSSKVNMKDYPKREIQLFKILDGRIETMETFPAKYQELTFSKLFGYYGSKGIVLKEETFIKNLGLKNSNGEFNLLAQLLSDNSHFPLRVTIFDGETKGSPLFSVREFGNNCLLYSLDELLRYGDVLNLIQADETDRVVERKEVPLFDNKAFREAVINAVLHNKWVEGNEPMISVFSNRIEILSRGTIPPAQTMEGFFLGESVPVNDKLSEIFLQLHISEKSGRGVPKIIEVYGKNAFTFRENSIVVTISFERIHKPQVSLGNKTGDKKALNERRSRIIAEMRNDSNITTAQLRAILGCAETTVENNIAFLRKNGYIERVGSKKNGYWKVNI is encoded by the coding sequence ATGTCAAATGCCGCAGCATTTCACTATAAAAAGTATGCTTTTTTTGTATGGGGCGTAAATAACGATACCCATGAAATCGTAGGTACAGACTTCAATCAGTACTGTAATCATAACAAAGAACCGTATCAGAATTATCTTGGTAGAAATCTCTCTCCCAGCATCAATTTTTCTTTTGAAGAAGATGTGATTGATGGTAATCGGGTAGTCGTGTTGGTGATTCCTGCCGCTGTTGAGATTCCGACATCTTTCAGGGAAAAGCGGTATATTCGTATCGTCTCCTCAAAGGTAAATATGAAAGATTATCCGAAGAGAGAAATCCAACTGTTCAAAATTTTGGATGGAAGAATCGAGACGATGGAAACGTTCCCTGCAAAGTATCAGGAACTGACTTTCTCTAAGTTGTTTGGATACTATGGTTCCAAAGGAATCGTATTGAAAGAGGAAACATTCATCAAGAACCTCGGTCTGAAGAACAGCAACGGCGAATTCAACCTGCTGGCGCAGCTGTTGTCGGATAATTCGCATTTCCCTCTTCGGGTAACGATATTTGATGGTGAGACAAAAGGCTCGCCGCTTTTCTCTGTCAGAGAATTTGGAAACAACTGCCTGTTGTATAGCCTTGATGAACTGCTACGGTATGGCGATGTGCTGAACTTGATTCAGGCAGATGAAACGGATCGTGTTGTCGAACGAAAAGAAGTACCATTGTTCGACAATAAAGCCTTTCGTGAGGCCGTAATCAATGCTGTTCTCCATAATAAGTGGGTGGAAGGCAATGAACCGATGATTTCAGTCTTTTCAAATCGTATCGAGATCTTATCCAGAGGCACGATCCCGCCGGCTCAGACAATGGAGGGATTCTTTCTCGGTGAATCTGTCCCGGTGAACGATAAATTATCGGAGATTTTCCTGCAGCTACATATCAGTGAGAAATCCGGACGAGGCGTGCCGAAAATCATAGAGGTTTATGGAAAGAATGCCTTCACATTCAGAGAGAACTCGATTGTTGTGACAATCTCGTTTGAGAGAATACATAAACCCCAAGTTTCATTGGGGAATAAAACCGGGGATAAGAAAGCGCTGAACGAACGGAGAAGCAGGATCATTGCTGAGATGAGAAACGATTCTAACATTACTACGGCACAGCTGAGGGCCATTCTTGGGTGTGCTGAGACTACCGTTGAAAATAACATTGCATTTCTTCGGAAAAACGGCTATATCGAAAGAGTTGGATCAAAGAAAAATGGCTATTGGAAAGTCAACATCTAA